The proteins below are encoded in one region of Candidatus Thiodiazotropha sp. LNASS1:
- a CDS encoding DUF6394 family protein has product MNPEKVVFGFFIVLALTLNFGFFVGELDNPDHHHVYELFAVIVVNLIATVLKFGDRTQMGAVLLATSLVALLQLFAAALVWTVAVHVTESGLTTVTTASIVSLSGGAMLANVVSVVLLIIETVMLRR; this is encoded by the coding sequence GTGAATCCGGAGAAGGTGGTTTTTGGTTTTTTCATTGTACTTGCCCTGACACTGAATTTTGGTTTTTTTGTCGGTGAACTGGACAACCCGGATCATCACCATGTCTACGAGCTGTTCGCGGTCATCGTGGTCAATCTGATCGCCACTGTACTCAAGTTCGGTGATCGGACCCAGATGGGGGCGGTACTACTGGCAACCAGTCTGGTTGCCTTACTGCAGCTGTTTGCCGCCGCCCTTGTATGGACGGTGGCGGTGCACGTCACCGAGAGCGGTCTTACCACGGTCACCACGGCCAGTATCGTCTCACTCTCCGGCGGTGCAATGTTGGCGAATGTGGTTTCCGTTGTATTGTTGATCATCGAGACTGTCATGCTGCGCCGTTAA
- a CDS encoding chemotaxis protein yields the protein MSNFIKSVDDRTRLAGTNRLEVLLFSLGKDLRTGREETYGVNVFKVREVMLVPEITHAPDMPPSVEGMVSLRGNMIPVINLPDFCGIQTEERPGILIVTEYNKNVQGFLVHAVDTIERLAWEDVKVPPTMMAQQHGGLVTAVTELKDKRLVMIMDVEMVLSQTSGFGQNSEIFEGIQDIGDSDITLLFADDSAVARDQIIRTMEHMGIKYIGTTNGAEAWSKLKEIAERASATGHKPSDFIQIILTDVEMPEMDGYVLTKKIKEDARFSNIPIIMHSSLSADANMALGKGVGADAYVPKFEPTELSAKLHEMIENIHAQKTS from the coding sequence ATGTCAAATTTTATTAAATCTGTAGATGACCGCACGCGTCTGGCTGGCACCAACCGACTGGAGGTCCTTCTTTTCAGCCTGGGTAAAGATCTCAGAACCGGCCGCGAAGAGACCTACGGCGTCAATGTCTTCAAGGTTCGTGAAGTGATGCTGGTACCGGAAATCACCCATGCACCGGATATGCCCCCATCGGTGGAGGGCATGGTGAGTCTGCGGGGAAATATGATACCTGTGATCAATCTGCCTGATTTTTGCGGTATTCAGACAGAAGAGAGGCCGGGTATTCTAATCGTCACGGAATACAATAAAAATGTGCAGGGATTCCTGGTACATGCGGTGGATACCATCGAGCGCCTGGCCTGGGAAGACGTCAAGGTGCCGCCGACCATGATGGCGCAGCAGCATGGCGGACTGGTGACCGCAGTCACAGAGCTGAAGGATAAGCGATTGGTCATGATCATGGACGTGGAGATGGTCCTCAGCCAGACATCGGGATTTGGACAGAATTCCGAAATCTTCGAGGGCATTCAGGATATCGGCGATAGTGATATCACTCTGCTGTTCGCCGATGATTCTGCCGTTGCCCGCGACCAAATTATCCGCACCATGGAGCATATGGGCATCAAATATATCGGCACCACCAATGGCGCAGAAGCCTGGAGCAAGCTCAAAGAGATTGCCGAACGGGCATCCGCCACCGGTCATAAACCCAGTGATTTCATACAGATCATACTGACTGATGTTGAAATGCCGGAAATGGACGGTTATGTGCTTACCAAGAAGATCAAGGAGGATGCTCGCTTCAGCAATATTCCCATCATTATGCACTCTTCTCTTTCGGCAGATGCCAACATGGCATTGGGCAAGGGCGTAGGCGCCGATGCCTATGTCCCAAAATTTGAGCCCACCGAGCTTTCAGCCAAATTGCATGAAATGATCGAAAATATTCACGCCCAGAAAACCTCTTGA
- a CDS encoding UTP--glucose-1-phosphate uridylyltransferase: protein MREQPPPDRLIDRTVALGLLILLLFSTPIMIWWTSPGSPWYLPYIIWMAVICFIAWINQRHHEP, encoded by the coding sequence ATGCGAGAACAACCGCCACCCGACCGACTGATAGACCGCACCGTAGCCCTGGGTCTGCTGATCCTGTTGCTGTTTTCAACGCCCATTATGATCTGGTGGACTTCTCCGGGAAGTCCATGGTACCTCCCCTATATCATCTGGATGGCGGTTATCTGCTTCATTGCATGGATCAACCAGCGACACCATGAGCCATGA